The following are encoded together in the Zingiber officinale cultivar Zhangliang chromosome 8A, Zo_v1.1, whole genome shotgun sequence genome:
- the LOC122010445 gene encoding uncharacterized protein LOC122010445 isoform X1 — MTMVAAVRKRGRPRKMQDGGHRHRSPASPSPATEAPRRTLRQRRRRPLSDGFADFDDYLDEEEEVEVEEEEEEEDLERKGKRRQLKLILKLPPAPTTARRMEDEEEERKPRRVSHPARKSPYSSSATSSSHVDDDDEEEGEGDEEPIKPLKKRRYEGIDAGVRSTGSAPRETGEKNLLRRSKGPVSVYDSGVSTSSQPARTPLPERKILEAILDKIQKKDTYGVFANPVDIDELPDYLDVIEHPMDLGTVRKKLARNAYRSFEQFEDDVFLICSNAMQYNAPDTVYFRQARAMQDIGRKEFQMLRTEVKSIGTDSKSKEKIRVNPTEKKPLQKCLPKVVQESFVSDISSATTLVSGGDIGTGLSTVEASGADPASTSNGLADNSSSLGDSKSEKVDDPRVKGSPSKLGKTSLDVDENRRATYNINYDQECEADTVFDVFEGEQRQLIAVGIDAEYSYARSLARFAGNLGPAAWKIASDRIANALPSGVKYGFGWVDEYEPPLSPILSISNSSKLQQKQTNLNSTVQFKMPLKKDKVTAVGKKTSGNGNLKEVDYGIQNQIRTSSHNGDYDLVKEGNELPRITGTKKQSRNDVSVTQQRTDAAVSQKNKQVAFNFANTSATASEQAGECQPSSSNTRFTNQALQGSHIYDSVVPSRPPATGQLDRKTGRLETLKQMESSVAPSNKTNGKVTARQFSSGKVSTSSCNSLDNTMKFLPENQKGIIVNHPPALGVYDQVHSDASGVMGLPFKMFSQPNLSSSFDSSKSFPSVVPPSCREKTIVPDYVAAQMWMPAGASLQSKPPQHIVDARNSSNGSVSTFSYGSWRTPSSSPRISDNSMTISMSQAFRQPIQVAGLEPQVRDKGLVIFPQLITNDMSRFQNQSPRQVPVPRMENKHNKDTFPPDLNISFQPPGSPVLHSPRILKDSQQPDLALQL, encoded by the exons ATGACGATGGTGGCGGCGGTGAGGAAGAGGGGCCGGCCGAGGAAGATGCAGGACGGCGGCCACCGGCATCGCTCTCCAGCTTCCCCTTCACCTGCCACGGAGGCTCCGCGCCGTACGCTCCGCCAACGGCGCCGGCGCCCCCTAAGCGATGGATTCGCTGACTTCGATGACTACTTGGATGAGGAGGAGGAAGTGGAGgtcgaagaggaggaggaggaggaggatctgGAGCGGAAAGGGAAGAGGCGGCAGCTGAAGCTCATCCTCAAGTTGCCTCCTGCCCCAACCACCGCCAGAAGGATGGAGGACgaggaggaggagagaaagccTCGTAGGGTTTCTCATCCGGCGCGTAAGTCGCCGTATTCGTCCTCGGCTACGTCGTCTTCTCACGTGGATGACGACGATGAGGAGGAGGGCGAAGGGGATGAGGAGCCAATCAAGCCGCTGAAAAAGCGCCGCTATGAGGGAATTGATGCTGGAGTTCGTTCCACTGGATCTGCTCCTCGAGAG ACGGGAGAGAAAAATCTCCTTCGGAGATCCAAAGGACCTGTTTCTG TATATGATTCAGGGGTGTCGACTAGTTCACAGCCTGCAAGAACGCCGTTGCCAGAGAGGAAGATACTGGAGGCCATTCTCGATAAGATTCAGAA AAAGGATACTTATGGGGTGTTTGCAAACCCAGTGGATATCGATGAG CTTCCTGATTACCTTGATGTGATTGAGCACCCGATGGACCTTGGGACTGTGCGGAAGAAACTAGCAAGGAATGCATATCGATCCTTTGAACAATTTGAG GATGATGTCTTCTTAATTTGCAGTAATGCTATGCAGTATAATGCACCAGACACAGTATACTTCAGACAG GCACGTGCCATGCAAGATATAGGGAGAAAAGAATTTCAAATGCTAAGAACTGAGGTCAAATCCATTGGCACTGATTCAAAATCCAAAGAGAAGATTAGAGTAAATCCTACTGAGAAAAAACCACTGCAAAAATGCCTACCAAAAGTTGTGCAAGAATCATTTGTTTCTGATATTTCTTCTGCCACAACTCTTGTTTCTGGAGGGGATATCGGTACTGGTTTAAGCACAGTAGAAGCTAGTGGTGCAGATCCTGCAAGCACTTCCAATGGTCTTGCTGATAACAGTTCATCACTCGGTGACAGTAAATCAGAAAAGGTGGATGATCCTAGAG TGAAAGGCTCTCCATCTAAGCTGGGGAAGACATCACTTGATGTAGATGAAAATAGGCGTGCCACTTACAATATTAATTATGACCAAGAATGTGAAGCAGACACAGTGTTTGATGTGTTTGAGGGAGAGCAAAGGCAGCTGATTGCT GTTGGAATCGATGCTGAATACTCGTATGCAAGGAGCCTGGCCCGTTTTGCAGGTAATCTTGGTCCTGCTGCCTGGAAAATTGCTTCAGACAGGATCGCAAATGCTTTGCCTTCTGGTGTAAAGTATGGCTTTGGATGGGTCGATGAATATGAGCCACCTCTAAGTCCTATTCTGTCTATCTCAAACAGTTCCAAGTTGCAACAAAAGCAGACCAATCTGAATTCAACCGTTCAGTTCAAAATGCCCCTGAAGAAGGATAAAGTAACTGCAGTTGGGAAAAAAACCAGTGGAAATGGGAATCTAAAGGAAGTAGATTATGGCATCCAGAATCAGATTCGAACTAGTTCTCATAACGGAGACTATGATCTTGTCAAGGAGGGAAATGAACTTCCTAGAATTACTggaacaaagaaacaatcacGTAATGATGTCTCTGTAACCCAGCAAAGGACAGATGCTGCTGTATCGCAGAAGAACAAACAAGTCGCATTCAATTTTGCTAACACTAGCGCTACTGCTTCAGAGCAGGCCGGAGAATGTCAGCCAAGTTCCTCAAATACTAGATTTACAAATCAAGCTTTACAGGGCTCTCACATTTATGATAGTGTAGTCCCTTCTAGACCACCTGCCACAGGTCAATTGGATAGGAAAACTGGGCGGCTGGAAACTCTAAAACAAATGGAATCATCAGTGGCACCAAGCAATAAAACAAATGGAAAAGTCACTGCACGTCAATTCAGCAGTGGAAAAGTCTCAACAAGTTCTTGCAATAGTCTTGATAATACCATGAAATTTCTCCCTGAAAATCAAAAAGGAATTATAGTAAATCACCCTCCGGCATTGGGTGTTTATGATCAGGTCCACAGTGATGCTTCAGGAGTGATGGGTTTGCCATTCAAGATGTTTAGTCAGCCAAACCTTTCAAGCAGTTTTGATTCTTCTAAATCTTTTCCATCGGTTGTTCCACCAAGTTGCAGAGAAAAAACAATCGTTCCAGATTATGTTGCAGCACAAATGTGGATGCCTGCTGGAGCTTCCTTGCAGTCTAAACCACCGCAGCATATAGTAGATGCTCGCAACTCTTCAAATGGATCTGTTTCTACATTTTCCTATGGCTCTTGGAGGACACCAAGTTCATCCCCTAGGATCTCCGATAATTCCATGACGATCTCCATGTCTCAAGCTTTTAGGCAACCCATACAGGTAGCTGGTTTGGAACCTCAGGTTCGTGACAAGGGATTGGTCATCTTCCCTCAACTAATCACAAATGATATGTCCAGATTTCAAAACCAGAGTCCACGGCAAGTTCCAGTTCCGCGAATGGAAAACAAGCATAATAAGGATACATTCCCTCCTGATCTAAATATAAGTTTCCAGCCTCCTGGATCTCCAGTTCTGCACTCTCCTCGTATTCTCAAGGACTCTCAACAGCCAGACTTAGCTTTGCAGCTCTGA
- the LOC122010445 gene encoding uncharacterized protein LOC122010445 isoform X2, producing the protein MTMVAAVRKRGRPRKMQDGGHRHRSPASPSPATEAPRRTLRQRRRRPLSDGFADFDDYLDEEEEVEVEEEEEEEDLERKGKRRQLKLILKLPPAPTTARRMEDEEEERKPRRVSHPARKSPYSSSATSSSHVDDDDEEEGEGDEEPIKPLKKRRYEGIDAGVRSTGSAPRETGEKNLLRRSKGPVSGVSTSSQPARTPLPERKILEAILDKIQKKDTYGVFANPVDIDELPDYLDVIEHPMDLGTVRKKLARNAYRSFEQFEDDVFLICSNAMQYNAPDTVYFRQARAMQDIGRKEFQMLRTEVKSIGTDSKSKEKIRVNPTEKKPLQKCLPKVVQESFVSDISSATTLVSGGDIGTGLSTVEASGADPASTSNGLADNSSSLGDSKSEKVDDPRVKGSPSKLGKTSLDVDENRRATYNINYDQECEADTVFDVFEGEQRQLIAVGIDAEYSYARSLARFAGNLGPAAWKIASDRIANALPSGVKYGFGWVDEYEPPLSPILSISNSSKLQQKQTNLNSTVQFKMPLKKDKVTAVGKKTSGNGNLKEVDYGIQNQIRTSSHNGDYDLVKEGNELPRITGTKKQSRNDVSVTQQRTDAAVSQKNKQVAFNFANTSATASEQAGECQPSSSNTRFTNQALQGSHIYDSVVPSRPPATGQLDRKTGRLETLKQMESSVAPSNKTNGKVTARQFSSGKVSTSSCNSLDNTMKFLPENQKGIIVNHPPALGVYDQVHSDASGVMGLPFKMFSQPNLSSSFDSSKSFPSVVPPSCREKTIVPDYVAAQMWMPAGASLQSKPPQHIVDARNSSNGSVSTFSYGSWRTPSSSPRISDNSMTISMSQAFRQPIQVAGLEPQVRDKGLVIFPQLITNDMSRFQNQSPRQVPVPRMENKHNKDTFPPDLNISFQPPGSPVLHSPRILKDSQQPDLALQL; encoded by the exons ATGACGATGGTGGCGGCGGTGAGGAAGAGGGGCCGGCCGAGGAAGATGCAGGACGGCGGCCACCGGCATCGCTCTCCAGCTTCCCCTTCACCTGCCACGGAGGCTCCGCGCCGTACGCTCCGCCAACGGCGCCGGCGCCCCCTAAGCGATGGATTCGCTGACTTCGATGACTACTTGGATGAGGAGGAGGAAGTGGAGgtcgaagaggaggaggaggaggaggatctgGAGCGGAAAGGGAAGAGGCGGCAGCTGAAGCTCATCCTCAAGTTGCCTCCTGCCCCAACCACCGCCAGAAGGATGGAGGACgaggaggaggagagaaagccTCGTAGGGTTTCTCATCCGGCGCGTAAGTCGCCGTATTCGTCCTCGGCTACGTCGTCTTCTCACGTGGATGACGACGATGAGGAGGAGGGCGAAGGGGATGAGGAGCCAATCAAGCCGCTGAAAAAGCGCCGCTATGAGGGAATTGATGCTGGAGTTCGTTCCACTGGATCTGCTCCTCGAGAG ACGGGAGAGAAAAATCTCCTTCGGAGATCCAAAGGACCTGTTTCTG GGGTGTCGACTAGTTCACAGCCTGCAAGAACGCCGTTGCCAGAGAGGAAGATACTGGAGGCCATTCTCGATAAGATTCAGAA AAAGGATACTTATGGGGTGTTTGCAAACCCAGTGGATATCGATGAG CTTCCTGATTACCTTGATGTGATTGAGCACCCGATGGACCTTGGGACTGTGCGGAAGAAACTAGCAAGGAATGCATATCGATCCTTTGAACAATTTGAG GATGATGTCTTCTTAATTTGCAGTAATGCTATGCAGTATAATGCACCAGACACAGTATACTTCAGACAG GCACGTGCCATGCAAGATATAGGGAGAAAAGAATTTCAAATGCTAAGAACTGAGGTCAAATCCATTGGCACTGATTCAAAATCCAAAGAGAAGATTAGAGTAAATCCTACTGAGAAAAAACCACTGCAAAAATGCCTACCAAAAGTTGTGCAAGAATCATTTGTTTCTGATATTTCTTCTGCCACAACTCTTGTTTCTGGAGGGGATATCGGTACTGGTTTAAGCACAGTAGAAGCTAGTGGTGCAGATCCTGCAAGCACTTCCAATGGTCTTGCTGATAACAGTTCATCACTCGGTGACAGTAAATCAGAAAAGGTGGATGATCCTAGAG TGAAAGGCTCTCCATCTAAGCTGGGGAAGACATCACTTGATGTAGATGAAAATAGGCGTGCCACTTACAATATTAATTATGACCAAGAATGTGAAGCAGACACAGTGTTTGATGTGTTTGAGGGAGAGCAAAGGCAGCTGATTGCT GTTGGAATCGATGCTGAATACTCGTATGCAAGGAGCCTGGCCCGTTTTGCAGGTAATCTTGGTCCTGCTGCCTGGAAAATTGCTTCAGACAGGATCGCAAATGCTTTGCCTTCTGGTGTAAAGTATGGCTTTGGATGGGTCGATGAATATGAGCCACCTCTAAGTCCTATTCTGTCTATCTCAAACAGTTCCAAGTTGCAACAAAAGCAGACCAATCTGAATTCAACCGTTCAGTTCAAAATGCCCCTGAAGAAGGATAAAGTAACTGCAGTTGGGAAAAAAACCAGTGGAAATGGGAATCTAAAGGAAGTAGATTATGGCATCCAGAATCAGATTCGAACTAGTTCTCATAACGGAGACTATGATCTTGTCAAGGAGGGAAATGAACTTCCTAGAATTACTggaacaaagaaacaatcacGTAATGATGTCTCTGTAACCCAGCAAAGGACAGATGCTGCTGTATCGCAGAAGAACAAACAAGTCGCATTCAATTTTGCTAACACTAGCGCTACTGCTTCAGAGCAGGCCGGAGAATGTCAGCCAAGTTCCTCAAATACTAGATTTACAAATCAAGCTTTACAGGGCTCTCACATTTATGATAGTGTAGTCCCTTCTAGACCACCTGCCACAGGTCAATTGGATAGGAAAACTGGGCGGCTGGAAACTCTAAAACAAATGGAATCATCAGTGGCACCAAGCAATAAAACAAATGGAAAAGTCACTGCACGTCAATTCAGCAGTGGAAAAGTCTCAACAAGTTCTTGCAATAGTCTTGATAATACCATGAAATTTCTCCCTGAAAATCAAAAAGGAATTATAGTAAATCACCCTCCGGCATTGGGTGTTTATGATCAGGTCCACAGTGATGCTTCAGGAGTGATGGGTTTGCCATTCAAGATGTTTAGTCAGCCAAACCTTTCAAGCAGTTTTGATTCTTCTAAATCTTTTCCATCGGTTGTTCCACCAAGTTGCAGAGAAAAAACAATCGTTCCAGATTATGTTGCAGCACAAATGTGGATGCCTGCTGGAGCTTCCTTGCAGTCTAAACCACCGCAGCATATAGTAGATGCTCGCAACTCTTCAAATGGATCTGTTTCTACATTTTCCTATGGCTCTTGGAGGACACCAAGTTCATCCCCTAGGATCTCCGATAATTCCATGACGATCTCCATGTCTCAAGCTTTTAGGCAACCCATACAGGTAGCTGGTTTGGAACCTCAGGTTCGTGACAAGGGATTGGTCATCTTCCCTCAACTAATCACAAATGATATGTCCAGATTTCAAAACCAGAGTCCACGGCAAGTTCCAGTTCCGCGAATGGAAAACAAGCATAATAAGGATACATTCCCTCCTGATCTAAATATAAGTTTCCAGCCTCCTGGATCTCCAGTTCTGCACTCTCCTCGTATTCTCAAGGACTCTCAACAGCCAGACTTAGCTTTGCAGCTCTGA